One part of the Haemophilus parainfluenzae genome encodes these proteins:
- the recB gene encoding exodeoxyribonuclease V subunit beta, which produces MSQKSTALNAISLPLNQVNLIEASAGTGKTYTIGSIYLRLLLQAGENCFPRPLNVEEILVVTFTEMATEDLKRKIRERLTAAISVFSEYYEKQDKAIFTGEHQFLAELLPYLGDIPTALRRLKLAEQNLDLASIYTIHGFCRRMLMQHAFNSGVHFNLKLLKDQSDLLKQFANEFWREHFYDLPFHLAVFISKELKSPEEVLNDLGSNIGNDFSIQLNKPELLELSLKEFLQKDITKNAEIIEKIKDTWLESAVEIRNLFDEEVVKKEKSCLNGKTYSGKTILSFVDEVTSWAKNRADITLNETLVKKFTQSALDNAVKADFKKKGVRITHPAFEEIEALIEEIQPSDLFKKIILYHYRQGIQKKLLEYKANHPEKSFDDLLRLLKEALYGEGGEQLAELIRFQYPFAMIDEFQDTDALQYQIFSKIYRNETASGNVGFMMIGDPKQAIYRFRGADIFTYLKAADEASERFNLGTNYRSSQPLVEGVNRLFDFKNDPFIYKNIEFLNVGAAKKNLVFQLNNQPEPAFRFYINDKDKSTQQDYAKACATSIQQWLKSAAENPVVFPNESKAENQTLRAENIAVLVRGYTEADLVKKELQALGIASVYLSDRGNVFESNTAKELALILQACLSVTERPILNAIATALFGLNAAEIHQIHQDEIQWQRWAEKFAEYQQIWQRQGILPMLHHLLLAENITEKLLSRPDGERKLTDLLHLAEILQQAAALNESEAALLRWFEKQIQDNGRQEAQIRLESERQLVKIVTIHKSKGLEYDLVWLPFLGNEAKDPTKSGKQKKLFNLYYNSDEEKTLWDMQDQHLDDLTEEVFAEELRLLYVALTRAKYQMAFVLPKAFDKKWNALLYVLTQGEIGRKLDLPNNWDTQPLLEKFKQLLPNDVEIESTDVLQASEPLTLNVSQENLSAEIFQGEIEQDWRVTSFSGIEQTHQRKAYLNESAVKKSLIFDDAKDYDASISTENIPENLTALAHDNDEMVLDFPRGTQIGTLLHRYFEKVPFAQLAEKENIEKLCQDLNLAEEQFVAVQYWFAQILSTPILPNDDFTLAQINEKQCLKELAFYLNITSHFDVTGFNRALSTLHHLPSEPLQFDDIQGMVRGTMDLVFCHQDKYYLLDYKSNFLGDTLKDYDQAALKKAMLEHHYDWQYLLYVVALHRYLKTRLPHYDYNRDFGGVVYAFLRGMNGSPQSGIFFDKPDWQLIQQLEELF; this is translated from the coding sequence ATGAGCCAAAAATCAACCGCACTTAATGCTATTTCGTTGCCCTTAAATCAAGTCAATTTAATTGAAGCCTCTGCAGGTACAGGGAAAACCTATACCATTGGTTCTATCTATCTTCGTTTACTTTTACAGGCTGGTGAGAATTGTTTTCCTCGTCCGTTGAATGTGGAAGAGATTTTGGTGGTAACCTTTACTGAAATGGCGACAGAAGATTTAAAACGCAAAATTCGGGAACGTTTAACGGCGGCAATTTCGGTTTTTTCTGAATATTATGAAAAGCAAGACAAGGCGATTTTTACTGGAGAACATCAATTTTTAGCGGAATTGTTGCCTTATTTAGGGGATATTCCGACTGCACTTCGCCGCTTAAAGCTGGCCGAACAAAATTTAGATTTAGCCTCCATTTATACCATTCACGGTTTTTGTCGCCGAATGCTGATGCAACATGCTTTCAATTCAGGCGTGCATTTCAATTTAAAACTTCTCAAAGATCAGTCTGATTTACTCAAACAATTTGCAAATGAATTTTGGCGGGAGCATTTTTATGATTTGCCTTTCCATTTAGCTGTATTTATCTCAAAAGAATTAAAGTCGCCAGAAGAGGTATTGAATGATTTAGGCTCAAATATTGGGAATGATTTTTCTATACAACTGAATAAACCAGAACTATTAGAACTGTCATTAAAAGAATTTTTGCAAAAAGATATCACTAAAAATGCGGAAATTATTGAAAAGATTAAAGATACTTGGTTAGAAAGTGCGGTTGAAATCCGAAACCTTTTTGATGAAGAAGTCGTGAAAAAAGAGAAATCTTGTTTAAATGGTAAAACATATTCAGGTAAAACGATTTTATCTTTTGTGGATGAAGTCACCTCATGGGCAAAAAATAGAGCAGATATCACCTTAAATGAAACGCTAGTAAAAAAATTTACGCAATCGGCTTTAGATAACGCCGTCAAAGCAGATTTTAAGAAAAAAGGGGTGAGAATAACGCATCCAGCCTTTGAAGAGATTGAAGCTTTAATTGAAGAAATTCAACCAAGTGATTTATTTAAAAAAATCATTCTCTATCACTATCGTCAAGGTATTCAAAAGAAACTTCTTGAATACAAAGCGAATCATCCTGAAAAATCCTTTGATGATTTATTACGCTTATTGAAAGAAGCACTATATGGTGAGGGCGGAGAACAGTTAGCGGAATTAATTCGTTTTCAATATCCCTTTGCCATGATTGACGAATTCCAAGATACGGATGCGTTACAGTATCAAATTTTCTCGAAAATTTATCGCAATGAAACTGCGTCCGGTAATGTTGGCTTTATGATGATCGGGGACCCAAAACAGGCGATTTATCGTTTCCGTGGTGCCGATATTTTCACTTATTTAAAAGCAGCAGACGAAGCGAGCGAGCGTTTTAATTTAGGCACAAACTACCGTTCATCCCAACCTTTAGTGGAAGGGGTAAATCGATTATTTGATTTTAAAAATGACCCCTTTATTTATAAAAATATTGAATTTTTAAATGTCGGTGCAGCCAAGAAAAATCTTGTTTTTCAGCTGAATAATCAACCTGAACCGGCCTTCCGTTTTTACATTAATGATAAAGACAAATCCACCCAGCAAGATTATGCGAAAGCTTGCGCGACATCGATTCAGCAATGGTTAAAAAGTGCGGCTGAAAATCCAGTTGTTTTTCCGAATGAAAGCAAAGCAGAAAATCAAACATTGCGAGCAGAAAATATTGCCGTTTTGGTGCGTGGTTATACTGAAGCCGATCTGGTGAAAAAAGAATTGCAAGCACTCGGTATTGCTTCGGTTTACCTTTCGGATAGAGGAAATGTCTTTGAGAGTAACACCGCAAAAGAACTGGCCTTGATTTTGCAAGCTTGTTTGAGTGTGACGGAACGCCCAATTTTGAATGCCATTGCGACCGCACTTTTCGGCTTAAATGCCGCTGAAATTCACCAAATTCACCAAGATGAAATTCAGTGGCAACGTTGGGCTGAAAAATTCGCAGAGTATCAACAAATTTGGCAACGCCAAGGTATCTTGCCGATGTTGCATCATTTACTTTTAGCAGAAAATATCACAGAAAAACTCTTATCTCGGCCTGATGGTGAACGAAAACTGACGGATTTATTACATTTAGCTGAAATTTTACAGCAAGCAGCCGCATTAAATGAAAGTGAAGCGGCATTATTGCGCTGGTTTGAAAAGCAAATTCAAGATAATGGCCGTCAAGAAGCACAAATTCGTTTAGAAAGCGAACGTCAGTTAGTGAAGATTGTGACTATCCATAAATCCAAAGGATTGGAATATGATTTGGTTTGGTTGCCATTTTTAGGTAATGAAGCAAAAGACCCAACAAAATCAGGTAAGCAGAAGAAACTGTTTAATTTATATTACAACAGTGATGAAGAGAAAACCTTGTGGGATATGCAAGATCAACACTTGGATGATTTAACAGAAGAAGTTTTTGCGGAAGAATTGCGTTTGCTTTATGTAGCATTGACTCGAGCAAAATATCAAATGGCCTTTGTGTTACCGAAAGCCTTTGATAAAAAATGGAATGCTTTATTGTATGTTTTAACGCAAGGTGAAATTGGTCGAAAACTCGATTTGCCAAATAATTGGGATACTCAACCATTATTGGAAAAATTTAAGCAACTTTTACCTAATGATGTAGAGATTGAATCAACCGATGTGTTACAAGCCAGTGAACCACTTACTTTAAATGTTTCTCAAGAAAATTTAAGTGCAGAAATTTTCCAAGGTGAAATTGAACAAGATTGGCGAGTGACGAGCTTTAGTGGCATAGAACAAACCCATCAACGCAAAGCTTATTTGAATGAAAGTGCGGTGAAAAAATCGCTCATTTTTGATGACGCGAAAGATTATGATGCCTCGATTTCAACAGAAAATATCCCTGAAAATCTGACCGCACTTGCTCATGATAACGATGAAATGGTTTTAGATTTCCCACGGGGAACACAAATCGGTACGTTATTGCATCGTTATTTTGAAAAGGTGCCTTTTGCTCAACTAGCTGAGAAAGAAAATATTGAAAAATTATGTCAGGATTTGAATCTTGCAGAAGAGCAATTTGTAGCAGTTCAATACTGGTTTGCACAAATACTCAGCACGCCAATTTTGCCAAACGATGATTTTACCCTTGCACAAATTAACGAAAAACAATGCTTAAAAGAGTTGGCATTTTATCTCAATATCACAAGCCATTTTGATGTCACAGGTTTTAATCGAGCGTTATCAACCTTACATCATTTGCCGTCAGAACCGTTACAGTTTGATGATATTCAAGGCATGGTGCGAGGCACAATGGACTTAGTTTTCTGTCATCAAGATAAATATTATTTGCTTGATTACAAATCGAATTTCTTAGGTGATACATTAAAGGATTACGATCAAGCTGCATTGAAAAAAGCCATGTTAGAGCATCATTATGATTGGCAATACTTGTTGTATGTGGTGGCATTACACCGTTATTTAAAAACACGTTTGCCTCACTACGATTACAACCGAGATTTTGGTGGTGTGGTCTATGCATTTTTACGAGGAATGAATGGTTCGCCGCAATCGGGCATCTTTTTTGATAAACCAGATTGGCAATTAATCCAACAATTAGAGGAATTATTTTAA
- a CDS encoding type I restriction-modification system subunit M: MAAAIQQRAELQRRIWQIANDVRGSVDGWDFKQYVLGSLFYRFISENFANYIEGGDKSVNYAGLSDDIITPEIKTDAIKTKGYFIYPSQLFKNVVATANTNPNLNTDLKNIFTAIENSATGYPSEQDIKGLFADFDTTSNRLGNTVADKNSRLAAVLKGVAELDFGDFEDNHIDLFGDAYEFLISNYAANAGKSGGEFFTPQCVSKLIARLALYGQEKVNKIYDPAAGSGSLLLQAKKQFDEHIIEEGFFGQEINHTTYNLARMNMFLHNINYDKFDIALGNTLMHPQFGEDKPFDAIVSNPPYSVKWIGSDDPTLINDERFAPAGVLAPKSKADFAFILHALSYLSAKGRAAIVSFPGIFYRGGAEQKIRQYLVDNNYVETVIALAPNLFFGTSIAVNILVLSKHKPDTQTQFIDASGLFKSATNNNILEEEHIEQMLKLFADKENVPHLAKSVSFEEIVKNDYNLAVSSYVEQKDTREVIDIDELNAQIRETVANIDCLRAEIDKIVAEIEG, encoded by the coding sequence ATGGCAGCAGCAATTCAACAACGCGCCGAACTTCAACGCCGTATTTGGCAAATTGCTAATGATGTACGCGGTTCTGTCGATGGTTGGGATTTTAAACAATACGTTTTGGGCTCACTTTTCTATCGCTTTATTAGCGAAAACTTTGCTAATTATATTGAAGGTGGTGATAAAAGTGTGAACTATGCCGGTTTATCTGATGACATCATCACGCCAGAAATTAAAACAGATGCGATAAAAACCAAGGGCTATTTTATTTACCCAAGCCAATTATTTAAAAATGTCGTGGCAACAGCCAACACTAATCCGAATTTAAATACAGACCTAAAAAACATTTTTACAGCTATCGAAAACTCCGCTACTGGCTACCCTTCCGAACAGGATATCAAAGGCTTATTTGCTGATTTTGATACCACCAGCAACCGCTTGGGCAATACCGTTGCCGATAAAAACAGCCGTCTCGCTGCCGTATTAAAAGGCGTTGCCGAGTTAGATTTTGGTGACTTTGAAGATAATCATATTGATTTATTCGGTGATGCTTACGAATTTTTAATTTCCAACTATGCTGCTAATGCCGGTAAATCGGGTGGCGAGTTCTTTACGCCACAATGCGTTTCCAAGCTGATTGCTCGACTGGCTTTATATGGACAAGAGAAGGTCAATAAAATTTACGACCCTGCGGCCGGTTCAGGTTCTTTATTATTGCAAGCGAAAAAACAATTTGATGAACACATCATTGAAGAAGGATTCTTTGGGCAAGAAATCAATCACACCACTTATAACCTTGCTCGTATGAATATGTTTTTGCATAACATCAACTACGACAAGTTTGATATCGCCCTTGGCAACACTTTAATGCATCCGCAATTTGGCGAGGATAAGCCCTTTGATGCCATTGTTTCTAACCCACCTTACTCCGTGAAATGGATTGGCTCAGACGATCCAACGCTAATTAACGATGAACGCTTTGCCCCTGCTGGCGTGCTTGCACCAAAATCCAAAGCGGACTTTGCCTTTATTTTACATGCGTTAAGTTATCTTTCAGCAAAAGGCCGTGCGGCGATTGTCTCCTTCCCCGGCATTTTTTACCGTGGCGGTGCGGAACAAAAAATTCGTCAATATTTGGTGGATAATAACTATGTGGAAACCGTGATTGCGCTTGCTCCAAATCTCTTTTTCGGCACCAGTATTGCGGTGAATATTTTGGTGCTTTCCAAACATAAACCCGATACTCAAACCCAATTTATCGATGCCAGCGGTTTATTTAAATCCGCCACCAATAACAACATTTTAGAAGAAGAACATATTGAGCAAATGCTCAAACTGTTTGCCGATAAAGAGAATGTACCGCATTTGGCAAAATCAGTCTCCTTTGAAGAAATCGTTAAAAATGACTACAACCTTGCGGTGAGTTCTTATGTGGAGCAAAAAGACACCCGCGAAGTCATTGATATCGATGAGCTCAATGCGCAAATTCGTGAAACTGTTGCCAATATTGACTGCTTGCGTGCCGAGATTGACAAGATTGTGGCAGAAATTGAGGGATAA
- a CDS encoding restriction endonuclease subunit S — protein MKNNRTFLEKLLDGAKVEWKPLKDILIRTKGTKITAAEMKVLHKDNAPLKIFAGGKTFALVNFEDIPEKDINKNPSIIVKSRGIIEFEYYDKPFSHKNEMWSYYSNDKNINIKYIYYVLKNQEPYFQNLGSKMQMPQIATPDTDKYLVPIPPLSVQTEIVKILDALTALTSELTSELTSELILRQKQYEYYREKLLSFDSLEQLNSGGGKKKLIDVAIYAKSRISTDKLDKENYIGVENLLQNKLGKTSSNYVPTEGSFIEYLPNDILIGNIRPYLRKIWLADKTGGTNGDVLVIRLTDENIISHYLYHILANEHFFEYNVKYSKGAKMPRGDKTAILQYEFDVPPLEEQHRIVSILDKFETLTNSITEGLPLAIEQSQKRYEYYRELLLNFS, from the coding sequence ATGAAAAACAACCGCACTTTTTTAGAAAAATTATTGGATGGGGCTAAGGTTGAGTGGAAGCCTCTAAAAGACATTCTAATCAGAACTAAAGGCACAAAAATTACAGCTGCTGAAATGAAAGTATTGCATAAAGACAATGCACCACTAAAAATTTTTGCTGGCGGGAAAACATTTGCATTAGTAAATTTTGAAGATATCCCTGAAAAAGACATCAATAAAAATCCTTCAATTATTGTAAAGTCTCGAGGAATTATTGAATTTGAATATTACGATAAGCCTTTTTCTCATAAAAATGAAATGTGGTCTTATTATTCAAATGATAAAAATATTAATATTAAATACATTTATTATGTTTTGAAAAATCAGGAACCCTATTTCCAAAATTTAGGTTCAAAGATGCAAATGCCTCAGATTGCAACACCTGATACAGATAAATATTTAGTCCCCATCCCCCCACTCTCGGTCCAAACCGAAATCGTAAAAATTTTGGACGCATTGACAGCCCTTACCAGCGAGCTTACCAGCGAGCTTACCAGCGAGCTTATACTACGCCAGAAACAATATGAATACTATCGGGAAAAATTGTTATCTTTTGATAGTTTAGAACAATTAAATTCGGGGGGGGGGAAGAAGAAACTTATTGATGTGGCTATTTATGCAAAATCACGCATCTCGACTGATAAATTGGATAAAGAAAATTATATAGGGGTAGAAAATTTACTTCAAAATAAACTGGGTAAAACAAGTTCCAATTATGTACCAACTGAAGGCTCATTTATTGAATATCTTCCTAATGATATTTTAATTGGAAACATTCGTCCCTATTTAAGAAAAATCTGGTTAGCAGATAAAACAGGTGGAACAAATGGTGATGTGTTAGTTATACGATTGACAGATGAAAACATTATTTCACATTATCTTTATCATATATTGGCAAATGAACATTTCTTTGAATATAACGTTAAATATTCAAAAGGTGCAAAAATGCCTCGAGGGGATAAAACTGCAATTTTGCAATATGAGTTTGATGTTCCCCCACTCGAAGAACAACACCGCATCGTTTCAATCCTCGATAAATTTGAAACCTTAACTAATTCCATCACCGAAGGCTTGCCTTTAGCGATTGAACAAAGCCAAAAGCGGTATGAATATTACCGAGAATTGCTATTAAATTTCTCGTAA
- a CDS encoding REP-associated tyrosine transposase, with product MSNYRRNFTKGGLYFFTIVLQDRTKSYLTDYINEFRSAYKQTCEHYPFETVAICILPDHIHLLMQLPENDDNYAIRIAYLKTQFTRQLPKECRQFNKNRQKYRESGIWQRRFWEHLIRDDKDLANHLDYIYYNPVKHGYVEVVKDWPYSSFHRDVKAEIYPEDWGGNPDLKIKGDI from the coding sequence ATGTCTAATTATCGTCGCAATTTTACTAAAGGTGGATTATATTTTTTCACAATTGTTTTACAAGATAGAACAAAATCTTATCTAACTGACTATATCAATGAATTTAGATCTGCATATAAACAAACTTGTGAACATTATCCATTCGAAACAGTAGCAATTTGTATTTTGCCCGATCATATTCATTTACTGATGCAATTACCTGAAAATGATGATAATTACGCAATACGCATCGCATATTTAAAAACACAATTTACACGACAACTTCCAAAAGAATGCCGACAATTTAATAAAAATAGACAAAAATATCGAGAATCAGGTATTTGGCAACGCCGATTTTGGGAGCATTTAATTCGTGATGATAAAGATTTAGCGAATCATTTAGATTATATTTATTACAATCCTGTGAAACACGGCTATGTTGAGGTAGTAAAAGATTGGCCGTATTCTTCCTTCCATCGTGATGTAAAAGCAGAGATTTATCCTGAAGATTGGGGAGGCAACCCAGATTTGAAAATTAAAGGTGATATATAA
- a CDS encoding type I restriction endonuclease subunit R, with translation MTQYKTIAESNNFIVLDQYNKFVEEPNAGYQTEGSLEREFIRNLQAQGYEYLQEINGHDALIKNLRAQLQRLNNVVFSDAEWRRFLEEYLDKSSDSLIEKTRKIHDDYIYDFVFDNGRIQNIYLLDKRNLTNNTLQVINQFEQSGSYDNRYDVTILINGLPLVHIELKKRGVAIREAFNQIHRYSKESFNKENSLFKYIQIFVISNGTDTRYFANTTKRDKNSYDFTMNWATAKNTLIKDLKDFTATFLQKHTLLNVLVNYCVFDVSDTLLIMRPYQIAATERILWKIKSSYLAKSWSNKESGGYIWHTTGSGKTLTSFKAARLATELDFIEKVFFVVDRKDLDYQTMKEYQRFSPDSVNGSESTAGLKRNIEKDDNKIIVTTIQKLNNLMKSEDKLPIYDKQVVFIFDECHRSQFGEAQKNLTRKFKKYYQFGFTGTPIFPTNALGAETTASVFGIELHSYIITDAIRDEKVLKFKVDYNDVRPQFKSIETEKNLEKLTALEKKQAFLQPKRIEQIAQYVLDNFKQKTHRFNAGNNGFNAMFAVSSVDAAKAYYQTFKQLQSAVKNPLKIATIFSFASNEEQDAIGDIVDESFEVEAMNSSAKEFLKSAIDDYNGYFATNYDVDAKSFQNYYRDLAKRVKNKEVDLLIVVGMFLTGFDAPTLNTLFVDKNLRYHGLIQAYSRTNRIYNSTKSFGNIVTFRDLEQDTIDAITLFGKSNTRNVVLEKSYQEYMEGFTDAGVARRGYLEVIAELQERFPDPDVIQTEKDKKDFVKLFGEYLRVENILQNYDEFAALQVFQSLDTSDAKAVEDFKEKYYLTDEAFAEMQPIDMPSERSIQNYRSTYNDIRDWLRRQKDGEEKAKSTIDWDDVVFEVDLLKSQEINLDYILELIFEHNKKMKNKSELIDEIRTTIRASLGNRAKESLIVDFINQTDLDSIVDKAGIIESFFQFAQKEQQKEADELISSEGLNIDAAKRYINVSLKRGYASEQGTDLNDALPKMSPLNPQYLTKKQSIFQKIVAFVEKFVGIGGEV, from the coding sequence ATGACCCAATACAAAACTATCGCTGAATCTAATAATTTTATCGTTTTAGATCAATATAATAAGTTTGTTGAAGAACCTAATGCCGGTTATCAAACGGAAGGTAGCCTTGAGCGTGAGTTTATTCGTAATTTACAGGCGCAAGGCTATGAGTATTTACAAGAAATCAATGGTCATGATGCGTTGATTAAAAACTTACGGGCACAATTACAACGCTTAAATAACGTGGTTTTCTCTGATGCGGAATGGCGACGTTTTTTAGAGGAATATTTGGATAAATCGAGCGATAGTCTGATTGAAAAAACCCGTAAAATTCATGATGACTATATTTATGATTTTGTGTTTGATAATGGACGCATTCAGAATATCTATTTGCTAGATAAGAGAAATCTTACCAATAACACTCTGCAAGTCATCAATCAATTTGAGCAAAGCGGTAGCTATGATAATCGTTATGATGTGACGATTTTGATCAATGGTTTACCGCTTGTGCATATCGAACTAAAAAAACGTGGCGTGGCGATTCGTGAAGCCTTTAATCAAATTCACCGCTACAGCAAAGAAAGTTTCAATAAAGAAAATTCTCTCTTTAAATATATTCAGATTTTTGTCATTTCTAATGGCACAGATACCCGATATTTTGCCAATACCACCAAGCGAGATAAGAACAGCTACGACTTCACAATGAATTGGGCAACGGCAAAAAATACTCTGATTAAAGATTTAAAGGATTTTACGGCGACATTCCTACAAAAACATACCCTGCTCAATGTGTTGGTGAATTACTGCGTGTTTGATGTTTCCGACACCCTATTAATTATGCGCCCCTATCAAATTGCCGCCACCGAGCGTATTTTATGGAAAATCAAAAGTTCTTATTTAGCAAAAAGCTGGAGCAATAAAGAAAGTGGTGGCTATATTTGGCATACCACAGGTTCAGGCAAAACGCTCACCAGCTTTAAAGCCGCACGTCTTGCAACAGAATTAGACTTTATTGAAAAAGTATTCTTCGTAGTAGATAGAAAAGATTTGGACTATCAAACTATGAAAGAATACCAGCGCTTTTCACCGGATAGCGTGAATGGCTCGGAAAGTACGGCTGGGCTAAAACGCAATATCGAAAAAGACGACAATAAAATCATTGTTACCACCATTCAAAAACTCAACAACCTGATGAAATCGGAAGATAAATTACCGATTTACGATAAACAGGTCGTTTTTATCTTTGATGAATGCCATCGTTCTCAATTTGGTGAAGCGCAAAAAAATCTAACGAGAAAATTTAAAAAATACTATCAATTTGGTTTTACCGGCACGCCTATTTTTCCAACTAACGCATTAGGTGCCGAAACTACAGCCAGTGTTTTTGGCATCGAACTCCACTCTTACATTATCACCGATGCGATTCGTGATGAAAAAGTGTTGAAATTTAAAGTGGATTACAATGATGTACGACCACAATTCAAGAGCATTGAAACCGAAAAAAATCTTGAAAAACTGACCGCACTTGAGAAGAAACAAGCCTTTTTACAGCCTAAACGCATCGAGCAAATAGCCCAATATGTTTTAGATAATTTCAAACAAAAGACACATCGCTTTAATGCGGGTAACAATGGCTTTAATGCGATGTTTGCGGTAAGTAGCGTAGATGCTGCTAAAGCTTATTATCAAACGTTTAAACAGTTACAAAGTGCGGTCAAAAATCCACTTAAAATTGCAACAATCTTTTCGTTTGCCTCGAATGAAGAACAAGATGCGATTGGCGATATTGTTGATGAAAGTTTTGAAGTAGAGGCAATGAACTCTTCTGCTAAGGAATTTTTAAAATCTGCCATTGATGATTACAACGGCTATTTTGCCACCAATTATGATGTGGATGCAAAATCGTTCCAAAACTACTATCGTGATCTCGCCAAACGCGTCAAAAACAAAGAAGTGGATTTACTGATTGTCGTTGGAATGTTTTTAACTGGTTTTGATGCCCCAACCTTAAATACGTTATTTGTAGATAAAAACTTGCGTTATCATGGTTTGATTCAAGCTTATTCTCGTACAAACCGTATTTACAACAGCACCAAAAGTTTCGGCAATATCGTCACTTTCCGCGACTTGGAACAAGATACCATTGATGCGATTACCCTTTTCGGTAAATCCAATACGCGCAATGTCGTTTTGGAAAAAAGTTACCAAGAATATATGGAAGGCTTCACCGATGCGGGTGTTGCCCGTCGTGGTTATTTAGAGGTTATTGCTGAATTGCAAGAACGCTTCCCAGATCCAGATGTAATTCAAACGGAAAAAGACAAAAAAGACTTTGTGAAATTATTTGGTGAATATTTGCGGGTTGAAAACATTCTGCAAAACTATGATGAGTTCGCTGCTTTACAAGTATTTCAATCACTCGATACCAGCGATGCAAAAGCCGTTGAAGACTTTAAAGAAAAATATTATTTAACGGACGAAGCTTTTGCTGAAATGCAACCTATTGATATGCCAAGCGAACGTAGCATTCAGAATTACCGTTCAACTTACAACGATATTCGGGATTGGCTCCGTCGTCAAAAAGATGGTGAGGAAAAAGCAAAATCGACCATTGATTGGGACGATGTGGTGTTTGAAGTGGATTTATTAAAATCCCAAGAAATCAATCTAGATTACATCTTAGAATTGATTTTTGAACACAACAAGAAAATGAAAAATAAATCTGAGCTGATTGATGAAATTCGAACCACAATCCGAGCGAGCCTAGGTAATCGAGCCAAAGAAAGTTTAATCGTAGATTTTATCAATCAAACGGACTTAGATAGCATAGTTGATAAAGCCGGTATTATTGAATCTTTCTTCCAATTTGCCCAAAAAGAGCAACAGAAAGAAGCTGACGAATTAATTAGCAGTGAAGGGCTGAATATTGATGCCGCGAAGCGTTATATTAACGTATCCTTAAAACGCGGATATGCTAGTGAACAAGGTACGGATTTAAATGATGCCCTACCGAAAATGAGTCCGCTTAATCCGCAATATCTCACGAAAAAACAAAGCATTTTCCAAAAGATCGTTGCCTTTGTTGAGAAGTTTGTTGGGATTGGTGGCGAGGTTTGA
- a CDS encoding DsrE/DsrF/TusD sulfur relay family protein — translation MQNILFIVNDSPYSGEKTFNAVRFAINMKEEYSKDVNIKLFCFSDAILCGIAGQNPNEGFNIQQLIDILAAQGAEIKLCTSCVKARGLLDAKLIDGVTLGTLDDVSEWTLWADKVLTF, via the coding sequence ATGCAAAATATTCTTTTTATCGTCAATGATTCCCCATATAGCGGAGAAAAAACATTCAACGCTGTTCGTTTCGCTATCAATATGAAAGAAGAGTACAGCAAGGATGTGAATATTAAATTATTCTGCTTTTCTGATGCGATTTTATGCGGTATTGCTGGGCAAAATCCAAACGAAGGTTTCAATATCCAACAACTTATCGATATTTTAGCGGCACAAGGTGCTGAAATTAAATTATGCACCAGCTGCGTAAAAGCACGTGGTTTATTAGACGCTAAATTAATTGATGGCGTGACCCTTGGTACCTTAGATGATGTATCCGAGTGGACATTATGGGCGGATAAAGTTTTAACGTTCTAA